One segment of Streptosporangium brasiliense DNA contains the following:
- a CDS encoding DLW-39 family protein yields MKKLIVLALVALGGLLVWRKVQADRAELDLWTEATGSEN; encoded by the coding sequence GTGAAGAAGCTGATCGTTCTGGCGCTCGTCGCCCTGGGGGGACTGCTGGTCTGGCGCAAGGTGCAGGCTGACCGCGCCGAGCTGGACCTGTGGACCGAGGCCACCGGCAGCGAGAACTGA
- a CDS encoding VOC family protein, which translates to MLHHIELWVPDLGRAVRSWGWLLGELGYQPFQEWGAGRSWKLDGVYVVVEQSPASTAPSHDRCRPGLNHLAFGVIGSERVDALVAAAPGHGWTLMFTDRHPHAGGTDHYAGYLENEDGFEVELVAIGDHSSADRTA; encoded by the coding sequence ATGCTGCATCACATCGAACTCTGGGTGCCGGACCTCGGCCGGGCCGTGAGGTCATGGGGATGGCTGCTCGGGGAGCTGGGATACCAGCCCTTCCAGGAATGGGGCGCCGGCCGGAGCTGGAAGCTGGACGGCGTATATGTCGTCGTCGAACAGTCCCCCGCGTCGACCGCCCCCTCCCATGATCGATGCCGACCGGGTCTGAATCATTTGGCCTTCGGCGTAATCGGATCCGAGAGAGTAGATGCGCTGGTCGCGGCGGCACCCGGGCATGGATGGACGCTGATGTTCACCGATCGGCATCCCCATGCGGGCGGAACCGACCATTACGCGGGTTATCTTGAGAACGAGGACGGCTTCGAGGTCGAACTCGTCGCGATCGGCGATCATTCGAGCGCGGATCGTACAGCATGA
- a CDS encoding thermonuclease family protein: MRRGSTAITLAAMVTFATAGFAVPAGAGPALPEGTVRAKVKKVVDGDTLLLLFGRRTVKVRVLEVNAPGGKECWAKEAAARTAKLLPAGSTAYTLADRKPQDRNGLSLLYVWNSEGISINHDLLRYGYAKWKSMTPNDRFTESLKKEEKRAAGQRLRVWSGKCGGTATPAPAPTPTRTPSPPKPTTTPEPRPTPRPSDTGSGGTDPRFRTCGEANAAGYGPYRRGVDPEYGWYQDRDGDGVVCER, translated from the coding sequence ATGAGAAGAGGCAGCACGGCCATCACGCTGGCCGCCATGGTCACATTCGCCACCGCGGGCTTCGCCGTCCCGGCCGGCGCCGGGCCGGCTCTGCCGGAGGGGACCGTACGGGCCAAGGTCAAGAAGGTCGTCGACGGCGACACCCTGCTCCTCCTTTTCGGCCGCAGGACGGTGAAGGTGCGGGTGCTGGAGGTGAACGCGCCCGGCGGGAAGGAGTGCTGGGCGAAGGAGGCGGCCGCCCGGACGGCCAAGCTGCTGCCGGCGGGCTCCACGGCGTACACGCTGGCCGACAGGAAACCGCAGGACAGAAATGGCCTGAGCCTTCTCTACGTCTGGAATTCCGAAGGGATTTCCATCAATCACGATCTCCTCCGGTACGGCTATGCGAAATGGAAGTCCATGACGCCGAACGACCGATTCACCGAATCCCTCAAGAAGGAGGAGAAGCGAGCCGCCGGGCAGCGGCTCCGGGTCTGGTCGGGCAAGTGCGGCGGGACGGCCACCCCGGCGCCGGCGCCGACCCCCACCCGCACTCCGAGTCCGCCGAAGCCGACGACCACACCGGAGCCGCGCCCCACACCGCGGCCGAGCGACACGGGGAGCGGCGGCACCGATCCGCGTTTCCGGACGTGCGGTGAGGCGAACGCCGCGGGTTACGGGCCCTACCGGCGTGGAGTGGACCCCGAATACGGCTGGTACCAGGACCGCGACGGGGACGGGGTGGTCTGCGAGCGCTAG
- a CDS encoding HAD-IA family hydrolase has translation MVLAQDGEVTPIRLACLDLAGTTIGDTAMVERAFAEAIATQGIVPGTGAYARAMVHVHRSRGCPTIEVFRGIFPDNEAQAQAANLTFERSYEGAIGRAGLAPLPGTVEALEKLRAAGVKVCLITGFSRGILSRVLSTLSWSDKIDLALCPEDAGRGRPMPDMVLAAVLRLGIEDVRQVAVAGDSESDMLCGRRSGASVVAGVLTGVHSKERLLKGGATHILDSIADFPALVFGGERVGVPVGAAAL, from the coding sequence ATGGTCCTTGCCCAAGATGGGGAAGTAACTCCCATCAGGCTCGCCTGCCTGGATCTGGCGGGCACCACGATCGGTGATACCGCCATGGTCGAACGGGCGTTCGCCGAGGCGATCGCCACGCAGGGCATCGTGCCCGGGACCGGTGCGTACGCACGTGCCATGGTGCATGTGCACCGGTCTCGGGGCTGCCCGACGATCGAGGTCTTCCGGGGCATCTTCCCCGACAACGAGGCCCAGGCCCAGGCGGCCAACCTGACCTTCGAGCGCTCCTACGAGGGCGCCATCGGGCGCGCGGGCCTGGCCCCCCTGCCCGGCACCGTCGAGGCGCTGGAGAAGCTCCGCGCCGCCGGTGTCAAGGTCTGCCTCATCACCGGTTTCAGCCGGGGCATTCTCAGCCGCGTGCTGAGCACCCTGAGCTGGTCGGACAAGATCGACCTCGCGCTCTGCCCGGAAGACGCCGGGCGCGGCCGCCCCATGCCCGACATGGTCCTCGCCGCGGTCCTGCGCCTCGGCATCGAGGACGTCCGCCAGGTCGCGGTGGCCGGTGACTCCGAGAGCGACATGCTCTGCGGCCGGCGCTCCGGCGCTTCGGTGGTCGCCGGTGTCCTGACCGGGGTGCACAGCAAGGAACGCCTCCTCAAGGGCGGCGCCACGCACATCCTGGACTCCATCGCCGACTTCCCCGCCCTGGTGTTCGGCGGCGAGCGGGTGGGGGTCCCCGTGGGTGCAGCCGCCCTCTGA
- a CDS encoding DUF6247 family protein has protein sequence MTAQPQEFVPPSSPMPEKNLRAIRAALVVPQDREAFDAGLKAVLDEVRVSLDLGALNGFVHRWWISACDSVRDPEGRRRMHAKAEQVLTGEPVSSGRPWREVLGARGVDL, from the coding sequence ATGACCGCACAGCCGCAGGAGTTCGTGCCCCCCAGCTCACCGATGCCTGAGAAGAACTTGAGGGCCATCCGCGCCGCCCTGGTCGTGCCGCAGGACCGCGAAGCGTTCGACGCGGGGCTCAAGGCAGTGCTCGATGAGGTTCGAGTGAGCTTGGATCTCGGTGCACTGAACGGCTTCGTCCATCGCTGGTGGATCTCCGCGTGTGACTCGGTACGGGATCCAGAAGGACGCCGTCGAATGCATGCCAAAGCCGAGCAGGTTCTTACCGGTGAACCGGTCTCCTCCGGAAGACCGTGGCGTGAGGTGCTCGGTGCCCGCGGGGTCGACCTGTAG